The window AAATATCCATTTATAATAAATCTTAATTAAACTTTATTAACATTATTGATTCTCAATAAACCTTAAGTATAAAATATTTCAGGTTATTAAATTATTTATTGAGGAGAAAAAATGTTAGGAAAAATAATATATAAGATTATTTTAACAATAACCCTTACATTTAATAGTCTACTATTTTCAGCAACATGGAAGGTATTTTTCTATATGGATTCTAGTGATGATCTAAGTGATATGGCAATAAAAAATATCACTGATATGGTTAGAACAAAACCTCAAGACAATATAGAACTATTAATCCAATTACATGCATATCATAAAGCAGGATTACGTTATAAAGTAACAAAAAATTCACTTACATTTCTAGAAGAAGTAGAATTAAAAGGTGATCCTAAACAAGATCTTATAGATGCTTCTTCATGGGCATTTAAAGATAATAAGCATGATTATACTATGCTAATTTTATCAAATCATGGATGGGGAATTTTAGATCCTAAATATAATTCAGATACTGATCAATGGCAAGCAAATGCCGAGCCTATTTCTAATTACTGTTCACTTAAATATCTTGAAGAACATAAAAAACATAAAGGTTTTATGTTTAACAAAACAACAAAGAACTATCTTAATAATCAAGAACTTATTGGATCACTCAATTATATTAAAAATAATTTATTAAATGGTAAAAATCTTGATATTTTAGCTTTTGATACATGTATGGGATCTATGCTTGAAGTAGCATATCAAATTAGTCCATTTGTTAATTATCTTGTGGGAAATCAAAGTTGTTCCCTGCCTGATGGATTTGATTATCAAGGTGTAATATCAGCACTTAATAAGAAAAATAACCCGATTAATACTATAAAGGATATGGTTCAAGCATTTGATAATTATTACAAAAAAAATGATTCGTCAGGAATTTATACTCATGCAGGCCTTGATCTATCATCCACAAATGAAATAAAAGAAACTCTTGATGCTATAGTTACTCAATTACTTGATATACCTGAAATTAATCAAATACTTATTAAAGCACAAAATAATACTCCCAGATTTTGCATGTGGCCTATGTATACTGACCCTATAGCATTTTGTAAAATAATTGAAGAACAACTAGATCCAATACAAGGACCATCCAAAATTAAAGCTTTAAAACAGACATTAGAAAAGCTTTATATTATTGTTGAACAGGCTGTAGTAGCCAGATGTGGTGGGCATACCACACAAAATCTTGCATATGGATTTTCTATTTATTTACCAATGAATATCATAGATAGCTCATATTATAATACAAGTTTTGCTAAAGAATCTAAATGGCTTGATTTGTTAAAGCATTTGTTGCAAAATCAAATTGAACAAAAGCCAATTAACTTTACTCCACAAAATATTAAAATAAATTAAAATTTACTAGCAATACCCTAAATTTAAATAATAAATCAACGGTA of the Candidatus Babela massiliensis genome contains:
- a CDS encoding clostripain-related cysteine peptidase codes for the protein MLGKIIYKIILTITLTFNSLLFSATWKVFFYMDSSDDLSDMAIKNITDMVRTKPQDNIELLIQLHAYHKAGLRYKVTKNSLTFLEEVELKGDPKQDLIDASSWAFKDNKHDYTMLILSNHGWGILDPKYNSDTDQWQANAEPISNYCSLKYLEEHKKHKGFMFNKTTKNYLNNQELIGSLNYIKNNLLNGKNLDILAFDTCMGSMLEVAYQISPFVNYLVGNQSCSLPDGFDYQGVISALNKKNNPINTIKDMVQAFDNYYKKNDSSGIYTHAGLDLSSTNEIKETLDAIVTQLLDIPEINQILIKAQNNTPRFCMWPMYTDPIAFCKIIEEQLDPIQGPSKIKALKQTLEKLYIIVEQAVVARCGGHTTQNLAYGFSIYLPMNIIDSSYYNTSFAKESKWLDLLKHLLQNQIEQKPINFTPQNIKIN